The following nucleotide sequence is from Bactrocera oleae isolate idBacOlea1 chromosome 2, idBacOlea1, whole genome shotgun sequence.
GGATGTATACTATGCTGTTTACGATTTGGTGCATACGAGGGTGCGTAGCGCATGTACTTACGATACGTTGCTACATTTGTGCGTTTCACGATTGAATGTCATAAAGAGCGGTTACTTAAGCGATGAGAACCACTTAAACGTAAGTGTatgattattataattgaaatcgaaatatgttaaatacttatgtatataaatttttgctctTATGTAGATTGTATTTCCCAACGATATGGTTGTTAAACTATTACTCGATTGTGGTATGAATGTGAATGCTAAAAACGAGGCCAAATCAACGGCATTACATGTTGCTGTACAAccatataattatagtaatagAGTGAGTAAAacgaaaattttcttattttctacTGCCTTTGAAAacggtaaaaaattaaaaaaaatcatggtAGGTTGAAATCCActggaaaagaaataaaataaaaaaaatgacagaaaaataatttacgtgcGATCTGAGGTAGGTAAGAGGAGAGGGGCGTGTTTGAATTTGTAAGGGTTAAGAAGGGTTCatctcgatttccggcaaaTCTACGAGTCCCATAGAAAAAAGTGATATGCCGTAGTggtaggtaatgaaaagatctacaACATTATTATATTAACACCCTTTTCACATATCctcaaaatatatgtgaaaaattaaataacccAGCTTTTGGGCTTTTTTATcttgtaaaaaaagttttttctttcacgaaatttggtgaaaacttaccttcttatgtcccaaacacactgtattttttatatttattttaatattctgtacagggtatattaagtttgttacgaTGTTTGCAACACCCAAAAAGAACCGTCGGGAACCCCATAGAATATATATCtgaatgatgagctgagttgatttggccgtctgtctgtctgtctgtatatacgcgaaaggGACTatgcttttgagatatcgatctgaatatTTGTACATGcccttttctccacaagaagctgtCCATTGGCCAAAACGCCGAGactggaccactatagcatatagctgccatacaaactgaacgatcggaatcaagtgcttgaatggaaacattttcatttgacaagatatctgcacgaaattagACATGTATTATTGCTCAAAGCAACGGGTACTCTCTCAAGATATTGTTTtaatcggatcacaatagcatatatttgacgagatatttctacgaaatttagtatattttattttctaagtcAACGCTACAATACCTGAAGAATTTCTAGTATGGAAACTtcgttatttgtgaagggtattacagcttcggtgcaaccgaagttaacgtttttttctagTTTGACTTAAAATCGAATGAAACCctaattttgaattgaaaattctCATGTCATAATATCtgcttttttaaaaaagtcggtgggctttttctttataataattCGATTttcagaaaaagtaaaaaaagacgCCATCAAACGATTCAAGCCTTCATTTTTACCGGAAATCGAGGTaaatcgtttttaatttttaagttcaacCACGCCTCTCCCCTTCCCCTTCCCGCCATAAGGTCGCCtgtaaattttttccatttaatttgtgttattttctttttccatGGATTTCAtcctactatgatttttttgctttcaaaaattatttacactaATCTATTAActtacatttaaaataattttttccattgcCTTTTCACTTTAgataatacatttattattgGAAAGGGGTGCGGATTTAGATCAGCCGAATAAATCAGACGAGCGCCCGTTTAACTTAATCGCCGGCAATCCTATCAATACAATACCGTTAATCAATTATATGAATCTCAGGTGTATGGCTGCAActgtaataagtaaatataaaattcctTACCGCAATCAATTACCGAAATTGCTCGAGAAATTTGTCAGACAACATGAACCTTAAAAAAATACGTAAATGTCAATAGTAAATGTttgaatgcaaaatttttttcaaacgtaatttatatatctacataatatcatgaaaaaattacattaataaaGCATAAATGCGCATATGTTATATACAGACTTCATATACTtcaataatatgcaaatataagtgactaaattggaaaaaaaaaattaaagagtgCATGCTAAACCACACCGTCAGTGTTCGAAAACAATAAGCTCTTAGCCTGACTAGTTTAACGAAGTTTGAAAGGCCGTTTTGTCACGCATTTTTGTACTCATTCATTTGctgatattttactttttacagtttatttttaatctgCTCATCCACAATAAATTATAccaatacaaaatattcaacAGCGCGCACGCATAGATAAGTGTGCAACTTTGAATTGCAATCAACTACTAAAACTAAACACATagtcataaataataatttaaataagatGAACACGCAATGTTATATTCCTAAATTATCATGAAATGAATTTCCCTTAAgttgtaaatgaaaaattttaaaaccaaatagTGTAGGCGTAAAGTAGTGGAGTTTCGCTActgtagtatatacatacatacttacatatgataATTCGAGTTCGAATTTCTAAAATACTTATAACAAAaccatttatttacaattatctGTTGAGTTCAACGATAGAACTTAGCATacgaataatattgaaaaaaatctgttattttatacacaacatatatatatacatacatataaatatgtatacgagtatatgtttgATATTTGACTCTCATGAGCTTATAAGAAATACTTACACATATAGTGTAAAAAATACTgcattacataattaaatacatacatgcatatacacagTATCTTGAATATACaatactataaataaaaatacatacatacgtacaacataatatatcttttaatatatatactaaatacatacatacgagtacatatacatttataaactataaataaatattaatattgatgaataaaaatGATTGAAGGAGGTTTTTTTGGCAGTTGTAAATGTTGCAGGTTGTTAACACCAAGCagaaacttgaaattttcataagATTTATGTGATTTTAAATGCTAATTTTGTGTGCTGCGCggagttttaattaaaattcaatttttatgttatttatatagacaaaacgttaactttagttGCACCAAAcctataatacccctcacaaatattaaaacatttcttacaggaacttgattttaattgatcaatttgtatgacagctatatgttaaagttatCCGTTAACGGTGGTTACgttaaatgagcagcttcttgaagacgagaagaacgtgtgcaaaatttcagatctataactcaaaaactgatggacttgttacaaacatcgtgacaaacttaatataccctgttcacggtataaaaaaaataataatacttattCGAAACCGTGAGCTTAACATCCTTTTACTTTTAATTGAGCACGCCGCTTACTTATCGAACGCGCGCATTTATGGATTTGTTGAGTAGACTGTAGCGTTTTTCTTAAacgtattttattatgaaagctCTCACCAAACCTACGCTCAGCGACTTCTTGCACTCAACTGGTTGAAGTGAAAAAGCCCAAATATTGGACAATCAGTCGTTGCGGAAACATTGACGAGGTTGTGAGTCAAAAACATTGTCGCTGATACGGAAAACAGTGGTGAAATCTACAtacaaaagcattttttttttactaaacactgcgtacatatacatatatacgcatacGTATGTATGGTGTCAAGCAGTGCGCATGCGTCGCTGACATTGCTACATTATATTGGTTTTGGGCGCTGTTGAGCGGCTAGGCGTTCGTGTGTACAGCGGCAATGTTTGAGTGTTGGTGTTGGCGTCGACCATAGCGTACGTTTTATTGCTTTGCGTTTGCTTCGTTAATCGCTCATGCagttcatacatacatgcatatgcgtATTTATGTGAAAGTGAATCATAGCTTCAAAGTATGTGtggttaaaaaattcaattaatttaattttcctttattattttttttgcgaGTAAAAcgcaattgttaaaaaaaaaaatatatatatatatacatatttaaacgaaaatcattaagCGGTTTGCTACGACGGTGATATGTGTTCGTTGGCAGCGCGCAAAAGCGGAAATTGTGACGACTGCAAGGCTGTGCGGCCACGCAGTCATAAAAATTGCAGTGACAAAGCGAAAAATTGTCGCggaaatttgcaattaaatgaGAAAATTGGGCTGACAATCCTACTGCTGGCAGCGTGCTTACTGCACTGCAATCGTaagtatacaaaaacaaaagtaatacAAAGTagcaaaaaatagcaaaacataCTATAAAAAGTGGATTAAAATAAATCAGCAGAGATGTGTAAGTGTGTGGGTGCGTGTCTGCATGTGCATGATTCTTggcctttattttttatttgctagtgtttatttaattttcgctAGAGTTAGTGTCTAAGCTGCTAAGAAAGTGTGGTAACTGTAACAATAGCGAAATTCCAACTCACTTTCAAAGCAAAACCTGTGGAACTGGTGGCGTGGAACGAATAAGTTGTTCGATAGaagaagtatgtacatacatgtggtAGGTAGATATGTGAACAatgtaaagaaaaacaaaactgtTTAAGTTGTTTACTTGCAAACTGCATTGAAAAGTAATGTAAATAAGTggcgttatataatatttatattatattaagtaattCGTATTTTAGAACAAAgggaaaaatacatacaaacacacacagcaTATTTTTCtgcatgtaaatacatataaaattatacatacatcaAAAGCTAGaagtaaataaatgcaaagcATTTCTTACGCTTTAATCGTGGTATGTATTTCCGTGAGCACTTTGTAAGTTTGTGTCTTAACTCTTTTCATTTCAAAAGCATTACTTGAGAGCCGGTGGTGTGTGTAATTTCGTATGAGCATTTCTCCAATATTTAAATGAGACCAAAGCATGCCATATACAGCGAATGTTAtgtatgttttgtgtattttttcaaaaaaaaaaaaaataataaaaataaaacagctATGAGTCATGCTAAAGAATGgtatattttgtgtatttgtgtggtGTTCTAACAAAGGCCGCTCAACTTGCTTGTTTTTTCACTTTCATACAGTCTGTGTTAAAACTATGTGACTTAAATCAACGAGCATATGATTTTACTTCGAAATaggtgtaaatattttaattaaatcaatattttcgcACATATTGTAATGATTTTCAAACCTCAAACACGGTTGCTagttatcaataaaaaaaaatgtataatttaatataatattaaattattttgatattgtaAAACcttaattaaaagtatttttcaaacttttaattacaaatactgaattgaaaaaaaaaaattgattcgaAATAGCGgattgaaaaagaaaattaaggtcaagtatataattaataaattaaaaaaaaaaatgtttgtgaatttatattttctcgCGCTTACTTCGTGTTCTACCAGTTTGAGCTAGAGCTCGCACAGAGCCATTAGGTTCAATACTCTAGAGTAGTGGTcggcaaatttatatttcagcaatttttatattcttgttaATTATGGTTttggaataaaatattaaactttaaaaattaatgcaaaaatttgtaATCAAATAATTTGCAACCATGACACAATTATGGTATTTTATGACTAAATTATGGGTTTCGTAATTGTATTCCTTAACTAAGCCTGTCATAGAATTATCGTGCTAAGTAAATAATCATTTATTTGAATCCTTATTTCTCTTTTGCTGCGAGTGCTAGTGGCTAATAACCATTTACTTCAATTAAGGTATGAAAGCATAAAAATGCTGTTTTTTCTAGAGCAGACAAAGTTATGACTCAGTTATCCAATAGTGATTCTATCATAAATGGTTCCCCAAGCATGTAATTCAGCAATATTGAAGAGATGTCTTGGCTTCTAAAGAAATATATGATGAAAATGGAGACGTGGCAGTTCAATTAGGCATCCAATCCAGTAAAATAACAATTAAGGCACACACTTAGtgtgaaatttgtttacaaacaatttaattttaattttacatatttcaatAAGTTATACTTTTAGAAATAAcaagataaaattttaaatcgatatcttaaCTAGTTTTTTAGTGACAGCCTTCCATTGTGTAGCCGCttagttcaatcagctccatcagtttatctttaagcACGGACAATATCATCTAGTATGGAATTATTTTTAAGGTTTTAAGCGTCTCCGAAGATCGcctgtaaattattattattacttaccGAGCCAAACAGGGTTAGGTtctcgaaataacagcccttggccggataaagtCTGCATCAATTCCGGTATCGTAAAACTGGCTGTCGTGGGAATCACCTCTTTGCATGTTCAATGAAACCAACTCACTTAACCCCACTCTTCCTATGGTCCGTACCCGttgaaacagctcgtttcctgggcctaccGTTAAGTGAATTCGATGACAAATAACTTATTATTCTGCCGCAAGCAGGGTCTGGATAATCGTTACAACCAAAACAACATCGCGTGtaactctaaaaatatttaattttttcttcaaaaagtttactgtgtattcttaaaatatgcataaatatgttcttatcattttaaaataattaagacagtttttttttattgtcaaaaatcgtttttttaggCTTTCGATCACTTGGTAAACAAACCACGATTTCTAAACTATTTATTTCGCTGCTATTTTTTACTATTCGTACTTAATAATCTTGAACGGCAGACAATTtccgaaacaaaaacaaatacattctGATACCGAAAAACTACACTCAAAATGGTGACCCCAGCTGTAGGTTCTTAGTctttaattaacattttgaaTGAGAAGAAGTTTGGTGGCCGATTTTAACGAATGATATCCAGAGCGATGGTTTTAGTATTATTTTGAATACTTACAAaaagttgcctacattttggatGATATTGGAAatagaactattttttttaatacataaaaatacataagtattagAAAGATGTGTATATTATttgtacaaattattaaattttcagtgGCCATTGAAGATGAAGAGGATGGTCCATACCGTGGGAAATATTTGGGGAAAATTAATTCATATCATCACCAGGTGagtaaaatggaaataaaaacgCTTCCCCTAAATGTATAgttaaatttcatgaaaattatTCACATTAACATTTTTAGGTATCAGGTGATGTGTATGCCGTTAATGAGTACACTTTTCTCATAATCGGTTTCAATTACGACGGCAATGGCGCGGATACATTCTTTTGGGCAGGCGCTTCCAATCGTCCCGGTCCACAGGGTTTCATTGTGCCAGATGAATATGGCAAGTATGTATTATTTTAATCAATAAGCATAAACAgtgtttcaatttaattaatttcttattaattatttgtagaACTAACATACTAGATCGTTATCATAACAAAGATTTCACGCTATCACTGCCCGATCGAAAGAAAATAACTGAAATCAAATGGTTAGCCGTGTACGATCTGAACAATCAGAACAATTTCGGAGATGTTTATATACCGGAAGAATTCGAACCGCCACGTGCACAAGCCGGCGGCACTTTCTCTCGCCGCAGTCACAATGTCAGCAGCAGCGCTCTCGAGATGCTCGACTCGAAGACGATACGCATTAAAGATTTCACCTACGATGGACTGGGTAAGCGTACATTCTTTTGGACCGGCGTGGGTGCACAACCGTCTAGTCGCGGCAGCAAGATACCCGACGAAATGGGATAGTAAGTGTTTGTGGTAAAATGTGCTATTACATAATAGATGAAATGCTCatgaaacttttatatattgtacatatattatgcaGCTTGGATCCGATACGGAAATATGAGAAAGAGACTATTACATTAGAGTTACCCGGTGATAAGACGATTTTTGACATCGATTGGATTAGCATATACGACTTAGCTGATAATGAGAATTTTGGACATATTTTAATAGCCGACAATCTGAATGTACCGCCATCGTTAGTGAAGATAACGCCCTATGAATTTTCGCTGCCAAATTGTCGGCAATTGCATAAGAATTTGCAGGTCTCTTGGGAGGTATTTGGCCCACAAATAACATTACAGCTATCCGGTCAGGTGGAAAAGAATGATTACATGTCCTTTGGTATATCCGGTTCAGAGACATCAAGTCAAATGATTGGCGCCGATGTGGTTGTAGCATATATCGATGATATACGCGGCTACTCAGTGGACTACAATATTACTTCTTTGGCGCCGGTAATTTAGTAATGTAGTAatacaataatacaaaattgtattcaataatttgatattttagtGCGTTCAAGTGTTGGGACAAAATAAGGGTGTTTGTCGTGATGATGTAGTCGGTGGTTTGGACAGTTTTCAGCTCAATACTTATAGCCGTAAGGACGGTATAAATACAATTACTTTTCGGCGGACTCTGATCTCATGTGAGTAAtttgaattattatattttttgtctaGAATTACAAGATTTTTaac
It contains:
- the knk gene encoding protein Skeletor, isoforms B/C isoform X1; protein product: MCSLAARKSGNCDDCKAVRPRSHKNCSDKAKNCRGNLQLNEKIGLTILLLAACLLHCNLAIEDEEDGPYRGKYLGKINSYHHQVSGDVYAVNEYTFLIIGFNYDGNGADTFFWAGASNRPGPQGFIVPDEYGKTNILDRYHNKDFTLSLPDRKKITEIKWLAVYDLNNQNNFGDVYIPEEFEPPRAQAGGTFSRRSHNVSSSALEMLDSKTIRIKDFTYDGLGKRTFFWTGVGAQPSSRGSKIPDEMGYLDPIRKYEKETITLELPGDKTIFDIDWISIYDLADNENFGHILIADNLNVPPSLVKITPYEFSLPNCRQLHKNLQVSWEVFGPQITLQLSGQVEKNDYMSFGISGSETSSQMIGADVVVAYIDDIRGYSVDYNITSLAPCVQVLGQNKGVCRDDVVGGLDSFQLNTYSRKDGINTITFRRTLISSDSGDKEIRLDKSNYVVWALGELDSNSEPAFHFVYPKSDILIDFNTTEPINDCFSFTKAPEAPIQIWDRVRLHDPTLRTFNAYLGPSGGLRGYQGITGHVSSGLAWYINGYMTPELYLKRGLTYAFKVRGGNNPHSPEHYHPMVITDEPHGGFDRLSDAKQSEIRVLAGVEFTRRGRPKPTAAGPLCLSKYPLSYDRRLDDNFPSFKKFNRSLISICPNEDPAILEITPNITWPDTVYYNSFTHANMGWKIHIVDSFTNLRNGALQNAVMLPAHLGLILLCLKICIKLIRDQ
- the knk gene encoding protein Skeletor, isoforms B/C isoform X2, which codes for MAIEDEEDGPYRGKYLGKINSYHHQVSGDVYAVNEYTFLIIGFNYDGNGADTFFWAGASNRPGPQGFIVPDEYGKTNILDRYHNKDFTLSLPDRKKITEIKWLAVYDLNNQNNFGDVYIPEEFEPPRAQAGGTFSRRSHNVSSSALEMLDSKTIRIKDFTYDGLGKRTFFWTGVGAQPSSRGSKIPDEMGYLDPIRKYEKETITLELPGDKTIFDIDWISIYDLADNENFGHILIADNLNVPPSLVKITPYEFSLPNCRQLHKNLQVSWEVFGPQITLQLSGQVEKNDYMSFGISGSETSSQMIGADVVVAYIDDIRGYSVDYNITSLAPCVQVLGQNKGVCRDDVVGGLDSFQLNTYSRKDGINTITFRRTLISSDSGDKEIRLDKSNYVVWALGELDSNSEPAFHFVYPKSDILIDFNTTEPINDCFSFTKAPEAPIQIWDRVRLHDPTLRTFNAYLGPSGGLRGYQGITGHVSSGLAWYINGYMTPELYLKRGLTYAFKVRGGNNPHSPEHYHPMVITDEPHGGFDRLSDAKQSEIRVLAGVEFTRRGRPKPTAAGPLCLSKYPLSYDRRLDDNFPSFKKFNRSLISICPNEDPAILEITPNITWPDTVYYNSFTHANMGWKIHIVDSFTNLRNGALQNAVMLPAHLGLILLCLKICIKLIRDQ